In the Pogona vitticeps strain Pit_001003342236 chromosome 2, PviZW2.1, whole genome shotgun sequence genome, CCAAGGGGTGCCTCTGGCGTCTCTCCAGTGTATCTCTTGCCACTGAGCAGGCAAAGAAGCTCTCCCAGAAGCTTCATGAAATCCCAGATCTTCCTGTCATTCAAAGACAAAGCAACCCCTCCTCCAGATGCTTTCGAGATGCATGAGCCAGCCCTGCTCTGAGCCTGTTCGCAACATCTTTCTTGATTTGTTGCTAATATAGGTGTGCACACAATGCTGCCCCTCGTATGCTACAGTGACTGGACTTGCACATTTTCTACACACAAAACCTCAGCCTTCCCCTATTTAGCTGCTGAATAATTAGACCATGGGAAAAATATAGACTGCAAACAAACTGATAAAAGCAAGGAAGAAGGGGCCTGAAGTTGATATATTCACGGGCCATGTGTGGAGAAACTGGAGAACAAGCAATTTTTCTCACTCATCGTACTGGAACTGCCATAAtaccaatgaaacaaaacagcaagctATTCAGTACATCCAGAAGGAAGCACTCATTCACCCTCTATCGAGGTAAAGCATGAAACATGCTGCCCCAAAATGGTGTGACTTCCACCAATGGTCTGGAAGGGGGATTAGAGGAATTCGTGGAAAATCCTATAGAGCTATCCTTGTCTCTATGGAGAGCCCATCAGGGGTAGCATTTAGAGTGCTGGGTTAGGATTCAAATTCCCCCTTGGCCATGAGAtccactgggtgaccttgggccagtcccATTCTCTTAGCTTGACCCTACTTCACAGCCATGTTGGAGGGGAGAGCTACATGCAGTGCCTTGAAGTTATCAGAaggaaggtgggatataaatgttatAACTGCACAGAACAACAGCAATTATAaatagtcacactggccacgtgaccacagaggattgtctgcagacaaaacgctagctctacgggttggaaacggagatgagcaccgccccctagagtcagacacaactggacagattgtcaaggggaacctttacctttacctttatacttcCTCAAAGGTTGAGCTATGCCTCTCTATACCTGTTGCTTGGGGATACAACTAGGGGAATACAGCGCTTGCCTGTATACACACTGCCTCCCTGAACTTTTCCAGTTCCTCTCTCATACAATGCAAGcttgtcattcccttctttcaTCTCACTATCTCTCATGCATGCCCATCCCTCCCTTATCAGGGGCTTTCCCCTTTTCCCACAATGCATCTCCTGTTCATAAGAACAAGACAATGTAGGTGACTGACTCCTAACAGGCTCCAGTACAGGAGTGAGCagcctgtggccctccagctgttctcAGATGACATGTTCCATCAGACCTTCCTTTCAGCTATGCTGACTTCACCTGGTGGAGCTGCACCCCAACAATATCTGTGCCTGGTGGGATTTCCATCTTCCCTGGTAGGAGTTTCCCTGCAGCTGTTTCTGATGGGActttcaacatctggagggctagaGGTGGCCCCGCCTCCACACAAGGGCCTCCAGAGGACTGGTGCTATCCCCACACACTTACCACAACCTTCAAGACACCATATGTACAAAGAAGTCTTGCAAAAGGAACAAACCATGTCCTTGGCGTCTTATGCCATCTCACCCCACACTGCAGTTTTCATCCGACATCTCACAGGCTTGAACTGTTCAATCCTGTGGATGTTGATGGTTGTCCACAGGgtggttgagggattctgggagttgtagtcttcaaaagaaatatttccaaCCTCTGGGCAATGAGTATCCaccacagcagtggtccccaaccttgggcctccagatgttcttggactacaactcccagaatccttcaccaccacatctgctggccaggatttctggaagttgaagtccaagaacatctggaggcccaaggctggggaccactgtacagtatatatttaaaccggcttttatttgtattgttgtattccatttatattttatttatattgatGTTCAGCATGGTTACAACCTGTTTGCCTTTCCTGTTGCTAAAAGATTTATACTCCAGATTTGAGAAGACAAATATTCACCATCCATCATTCAAGAGTCACTAGATCTTACTACTGTAGCTACAAAATACTTATTCTATATATATCAATgctaggccaaaaaaaaaaaagtcagtagtCAGCTTATATTAATACATATAGCAAGCTCACAGTCTTATCTGAGATATTTTCCCTTTTCTATATTACTATCCCCCATGGTggtgacaacaacagcaacagcaataataattcttattcttattttctctatatacttgcatttgtattttcaaaaatccAGATATCTGTCTAGGTTAGTTGGGGAAGGCATACACTCCTTTTTTTCCTAGCACATCACATGATACCACCGTTCTCCAAACTCCTTGAAAAACCCATGAGAGCAAGACTAGGAAAGTTAGGACTGTATGACGTTTGCCCTGTAAATGCAGTCTGAGAGATCCTGGACAATATGAAGTGCTTCAGGTGTGGtcttctagatgttcttggactgcaggtcccatcatcccccaccacATCtcctgctggctagggctgagaGGAATTGCAGTCCACCAGCAGTGCAGGGCCACCtctattttggtttggtttgcttttggaGTGGGTGGGTGAGGCTTCTCTCTGAATTGCCACATGAATCTACTCTGCTTATCACTAGGAGTTAAACAATTTTTACATTAAGATAACCCACAAGATGTGGACCCTGGGATTATGCTAGACACTCCTTATCCCAGTCTGCCAAATATGTACTAAGTCTGTCTGAGCAGAAAAGTTCTAGACAGATGGGAGTGTGTcagcacacacacagaaagagagaatctctttcccccacccctactTCACATTAAGGCAGATAACTCAATCAGCCTGACTGGGAAAGGCAATTACCAGGCAGTTAATGACTTTATCCTGTTTTTGTACATAAGCTAATATTTCATCAATTGAGTTACATGATATGAATGGGGCCTAAGAAAGCCCTAAGCCATTTCCTGGGATTAATGATCTGCTGTCAGGGCTAGAGCACTAATGCTACCCATGCTTTGTCACATACCCATGTGCATGCCTCCacaagcacgcacacacacacacacacacagacaaacgcTTCGGCTCATTGGCCCACTGCCACAGGATGCAGCACTAGAGTGAGAGATCTGAGAGCCTGAGGATGGGACCTAAGCTAAACTCAGAGGAGATGTGTTAGCCTTCAGAGTGCGTTGGTCTTCTAGGAAGGACTTCGGTGATCCAAGTCCCTGCCAGGTCATTAGACTCATGGGTTACTTTGACCTGCCAGTCTCAGCCGAACTGACCCCACAGGGCTGTAATGAGAATAAAATGAGGAGGAAAGGCTTATACCCCAAAGTGAATTCACTGGGGAGAAGTGAGAAATAAATGTAGCTAATACGATAAAATAATAATAGCTAAGGAAaaaatgtgtgtatgtgctgAGGTCTCTGGTCATCCTGGGGAACAAGGATAGCTAACAACCAGCCCCTTTGCACCAGGTTTTCATACTGCAAATCAGTCCTTTCTTGCTGCTCCTGCAGAACAAAGGGTCACCCTCTGTTTGTTCTTCTCCAAGCGCCAGCTCCCCAGGATCTCGGGGTTAGCCACGCTGGTCCTGCGCAGGGAAGAACTTCCCTTAACAGGAGATGCCATCCTCATCTCCTCAAATCCCGCTCCACTGTTAAGCCACCACAGTGCTTCTTTTTGGGTTAAGAATGTTAGAGGAACCTGCAGGGAAGGTGGGCTCTCACCAATGCGCAACGCTAGCCGTGCCGTTGGGACCTTGGGTCCCGTGCCTTCACAGTCTTCCAAGGGGCAGTTTTGTAGCCAGCATTCACATCAATCACTTACATCAGTAAAAGTGGCCAGGAAGACAGCTGTGCTTTGGTAAACTAAGCAGATTATCCCAGGCTTATTAGCATCCATGTGATAATCGGTGAAAAAGCAATTATCCTACAATAGGAAATAATATTGCCGCATAAGCAAGACTTGTCTGAGCAATACCAGACTGAGAGTCAGTCTGTGAAGCTCCATAGGTTTTTCTCTTCCTGCGGTCATACCTCCAAATTCCTAGGATAATCTATATACATTCACAACAATGCTCTGCTGCTCTCTCGTGGCCATGAAGGGTACTAGGTACGTATGTGTTCCAAACAGCTGGTTGAACAAGGTTGGGTGGGAGGGACGCAGTAGAAGTGGGAAACAAGCATCATTTCTAGGTGGCCATCAGGAGATTGAAGATCATGGCCCAGAAAGGGAAGTCTTGGGTGCTACTTCAAGAAGAATAAAGCCAATGACCTACGAAAGCCATTCATGGCTGAGCAGTGGCCTGATGATGCATGGGGGTTCTGGAGCATCATCCTGTTGCTACTGTTAGGGGTTACTCGTCATTATATTCacacttcttaaaagtaacttttcaaggctGGAAAGGCTATGTCCAAGGCATCACACCACTGTTGAATCTATCAAATCAGAGACTTTGGACTGCAGTCTTAAGACAAGATAGATAATAACAGCAATTGGAAGATGACTGGTGGATTGTTAAATTCCACAGGGTGTAATTCTGTGGACTAAATTGACATTGGCTCCATGCCAGTCTACAGTGGACGCCTAAGATTTGCCCACCAGAGCATGAACAACATTCTGTACCGTCGTTTCAGAGATAACAGTGGACTTCATCCTTGTCTTGTGTTAGAAACATGATAACAGAAAGCAAGTCCCATCCTTAGCTGTCAGACAGGGTGCTTTTCATACCAGCCCCGTTCTTGGTACTGAACCACAAGATTGCTTCCATATCATATACATCAGTAGATGACAAGAGTGTCCAGGGTAGAAATCTGCCTTACATAAAGTGTGAAGAGATTAAAGACTCTGGGAAGATGAAAAATGAAATGCATCTTCTTGACTTTTGTCTGTGCTTGTAAAGGGCATGGGAATATGAACTTTCTACCCTTGGCTGGTTAGCACCCCTTCCCTATCTTCTGTCCCTGTCTCTCTTGTTCAGGCTGCTGAGATCAGGAGGACTGCAAGGAGGAGATTGCCACTTTAAGCTGTATCTTTGTATATCAAAGCAGATGCCAATTGATTGTATCCAAGAGTTAGGAAATTTGCTGCACCCTTGCCCAAGGGTATGCAGATTTGGAAGCTGGCTAGGATGCACATCAGAATGATCAAAGTGGATTGTTAGTAATTACATGATGGTCAGCCCAGGTGCTAATAGGTCATTCAATTGTATAAAAAACCTTGGGAAGGTGGTTTCCTTTGTCTCACTCTTGGTCCATTGGGAGGGAGCGATTCCAGGTAAGGCTTTTCCCCGCTCAGGTATGTTCCATGACTCACATGGAGAACTTTGTAAAGCTGTGCTGGAGAAATAAAAGGGTCTCCTCAGATTAGGGCTGACTATAGtttgttattttctggtgtgtcCCCATTTTGCATATTGTCATCCTGTACCAATATTTGTTCTTATATGTATGActattttctcctttttgaaTTGTTTGggctttgtttctttctcttttctccttttttctaatACATTTTACAAATCCTTTCATGGTGGTGTCTGGAAAGGTGACTGAGAGGAGAGGTGTAGTAGTAAAATATAGAGCCTTTGCGTCGATCAAGCTACTCAAATTGGTAATATTGGAAGCTGGTGGCAGCTTGTCATACTTCTCGGAACCCTTGGAGCATGCATTGCCTCACAAGCTGAAGGTGTGTTGGGGAGTCAAAGAATCCCGGCCGGGACTCATAAGAGGTACATGCTTTCTCTCAAAGTAGCCTTTCTCTAGCAGAGGCATTACTTTTTCCCTACAGGGGAAAGCTGTGATTTGAGTGCAGCAAGCTACAAATATGACATGCCTCATTCTGTTAGGAATATTAGGTGCTTCAcctttcaagggaaaaaaatgtgATTCTTCCCCAGCTAAGGCTTAGAATCATTATGTGGATCAGGGCTAGGCGACTGTCACAGGCAACCTTTTGGCTAccattttttaaagtaagtttttagttacatggggggggggattcatgtCCACCATAGCCATATAGTCCCTTGTGTTGGAAAGCTTCGATTGCACTCAGTTTTTGTGTTCAAGAACCAGGTGTCTGCTGGGCTTTATTATTCTTAATAATAAGGGGGTCTCACAGGGACAAGGGGCCcaccaatatttttattttattttatttttgctgaggCACAATTATTTTTTGCCACAGTGGGGTGGAAGATTGATGTGCCCAAAATACTTGAAAGCTTAGGGGCCCTCCCCTGCACTGCCAACCCTTTTCAATAACAGCAGCACAACATCAACTATTGCCAATATTTTGGGGCAAGTTATTTCCACTTGCTGTGTTTACTGAGACAATTTGAAGTAGCACATTAGAGACCTGGAAAgaatttagaaaaggaaaaaaaaaatctgtgaatatGCAAAAAGTTGAGTCCCAACATTTAAGTATAAATCTAACTGCTAGCGCCAACTAAAGACGACTATCCATATCAATGGCTGAATGGTGAGACAAACCCATGTACTAATCCTACTCATTCACTGGGTCTGCTCTGATTTGGACTGCCCACCGGAACGAGGCCTTTAAATTGAAGGTTTACTACGCAGCTCTCAGAACAGGGAATTCcattgtccccacccccccatgccTTTTGCTTCTATGCCCTGCCTTCTGCCTGTGGACCATCTCACAGGGTGCCAAGCCAAAGTGATGCAGCTCACCCAGCCTTCCCTTTGCAGCCTGATTAATTCCCCCAAAGCAAAGCATCTCTTTAATCACGGTGAAGGAATGGAGTATTGTGTTCCTAGCAGAGAACAAAAAAAGGCCAGAAATGTTTTAACACTTGAGTTAAAGTTCATGGAGACTGGTCCTTCAAAAAATAAGAGTCTAAGCTTGCCTAGTTGCCTGCTTTCACCACTAGCCTATGCACTGGAAACAAATACTTTAGAGCCAGATTAAGGCCATTCTGGATGATACGCAGTGTGCTTGGGAGTCACCTGCTCGGACAATCAAGGGAGAAATGTGCCCCACAGGCTGACAGCGTGAACATTATTACAAGGAAGGCTTATGGGCAGACAAGGAAAGTTGGACCATGGTTGTGTCTAGAAGGAAAAGGAGACTGAGTGTAGTGAGAGCAGAGGGATAGCCTTGCGCAGAATCGCTGAAATCCTGCTGCGCAGCTCTGTGTGTGCAACATGAAGCTGGGGAACCAGATCTGAAGCTCGctgcacatttttattatttaatttatttaaaatatttataggccacctttcttctaaaggatccaaggtagcttagagtattcaaagaaagaaagttaaaagttaacataataaattattacaatattaaaaaaaattaaacaggtatcatattaaaatgcataaataagagcaatattaaagtacaagcaaaacaacagaatacaataatccccctttttaaaaatccccttgatCAGTACTATTGGATGTGCTAATTCATTAAGCATTTACACATGTAGGTTGCAGAACCAATTGCACAACTGAATTGCACGATTCTCATTGCCTGGGCCTAATGCCCAGGACACCTATGAAAGCATAGCTTTACCTTATGAGATGATGAAGGGGAtttcaatcattcattcaaaaGCCGCATAATCTGTAGATGGTGGGCTTGGCTGTGCTCTTACCCAAGGTGTGATCAAGTCATGTGAACCTGATAGAAGCCCATGGGTTATTGATTCTCTAAAAACCTGGTCCAGCCTTTTTGAAAATGTTGGGATCGCCCTATCAGAAGCCAGAACATGAAAGAGCTTAAAAACCACATAGAATTTTTGGCCcttgtttctctctgtgtttctctgtCTTGAGAGAAGATCAGTATTAggattgttgggttttttggtttgtttgtgttgttgttttttgtggtggttttttttgctTCCCACAAGGACATTTGATTGATTTTCACAGATGAAAGAAGACAAGCACAGGAGAGCATTAAACATCTTCTCCCAGAATGCTGCTACCTCATCTTCAGTAAAGCCCATGTGATACTGCTGATTAGTTTTAAGTATATGTTTCTAAGCACCTAAAGTAGATCGTAATTACAAACCTCCCATGTTATGTCTAGTTCGGCTTCCCATGACATGTTAACTACAATACTAAATATTCAGATCTGCCAAACCGCTTCTTGCCATCTAGCAAATAGCATCAATGTATTTAACAGCAAATTGTGCTTGGttgcaaaataaaatcaaaataaaaactttcCGCATATTGAAATTCCTGAAAGCCCTTGCCAGAATGTCTGTGTATAAAACCCAGACCAAATGTGTAGGAAAGCAGGATCCTCTCACACTTATtcaccacacatacacacaattcctttcctttcaatatCATACTCTGTTGCGTGAATTGCCTCCACTGATAAGTATTGTTTTTACAAAATGAGCTAAAGTGTCATGAAACCTGTGCCTGCGATATTTGGCTATAATAGCTGTTACACAGCTCTTAGTCATCCTATGTGCACCATCTGAAACCACAGAGAGAAATTACGATGGTATGTGAACTCATTTCTACTTAGTTGTATACCACCACTGCATGTCAACAGTCCTCTCCATAACTGAGCATTTATCTAGGCTGAGCTTCCTCAAATCTGTTGCCCTCTAGAAGTGCTGGGCTGCTACCTCCAGCATCCCCCAGCCATCCTCTGGAGGATGCAAGGTTGGTGATGGCTGTCCTTGGAAGGTGCAACCCTCATGTTCTCCTAAGTGGACAAGAAGGAGCTTCATATCGACACAGTGAGATACCCAAGGACCCGCTCCCCCGTCCTCCTTGAGCAAAACCAAGGAAAAATAAAGTCTGAGAACTGTTCAGCCTGGGAATGGAGAAAAGACCTTCCAGCAAACCTGCTCTTAGGATCTGACATGGACCATTTCCTAAGGGCTACAACAACAagttaatatttaattaatttttactgTAGGCTGTAACAAAAGtataaaaagcagcaaaaaatgTACAGAAGATCCAAAAATTTAAAACTCCTTATAAAATACCCCACCATCGATAGATACTTTTTGACACATGGATGCTGTAACATCTGAAAGAAATCAATAACAATATGGAAGGTGTGGATTCTAGACACGGAAAGTGTGGAACCAAACCACCTCTCAGCTAGAGGTCGCTAGCCCACGGCTCCTCATTAAAAAGCAAGAGTAAACCTCCATCCATAGCTGGGGCAAGGCAGGCACTTTTGATGCAGAGACTGACAGTCCTGAGTTAGCCAGGTAGAACAATGAAATAGAAGGGCTGGCGTTTGGGTGGAATTCCCTTTGGGATAATGCTCCCCATGGCAATCTACCCAGGCTGTCAACATCATCTCTCAAAGacagtcatttattttattacccagggcaaggcaaggcaagagcGTCTGTCAACACCATCCTGTCTCCATGAATtcacttttgcctccagagatggctGGTGACTTTAGATATGGAAAACGTGGTTTCATATTTTGGATCAGTTGCAGAACTCACTGGCTGGCTTTTGGAAACATTGCAATCTCTCTGTTGACACTGATCTCCGAGGGGAGCCATGAAATATGAAAAAGTTCTTCTGAGATCCTTGGAGGAAGGACAGATATCCCTTTGTAGCAAATACATGAAACAGAAAGAATAGCCTTACAAGAATGattataccttttttttttctctgagacCCTCTTTGCTGCTCCACATCATCCCTGGGGTAAAAAGAACATTCCTGGGATAAAGGAAGACCAACATAAAGATCATCTCCTGTAGGGGCCAGTTCCCTTCACAGATCTCTGGTCCACCTGAACTCAGGAAATATTTCAGCTTTTACCGTATTGCAGAAGCAGCCGAGGACAAACTCTCTCATGAGGTAGATCCACAGGAAAGACAGAAGGATCCTGTATATTAGGCTTGTAAAAAAAAGCCATCCACCGTCTTCATATTATACCTCTGGAGAAGTTTATCAAGCAACGTTTTTGTAGGCCCATAAGATGTTCCATCCACCATGATTATTTATTGTCTCTCACAAGTAGTAGCCAGGGAAGCACAGCCCCCAACAAAGCAACAGCAGAAATAAGGAAAATTGCCAACATAATTGGTGAATGGAAGCAGCTCTTTATTCCCAGTGAACTTGAAGACGCCACTGACCCTGGAGCCTCCACGTCATTGTTCTGAGTTACCACACTAAAGTTCTCTTCAATCAGTGGCATTCCGCACTGCGTGATAATGAAGATGTGTGGTTCCTGCTCCAAGCCACCAGGTTGCCCGATGCCGGGGCAGCCACGCACACTCTGCTGGTTGTCATAACTGCAGAACGGTGTCAGGAAACGGCTAGGCATCACTAAAGTGTTTGATGGCCCTAGCAATACTCCACAGGGCAATGAAGAGGGTGACAGTGGTAGCTCCCGAGACGGAGGGTGTAGGGCTGGCTTGGATAGCCAGCAAGCCCTCTTCCTGCAGAGGAAAGTCACAAAGCGACACACGGGGCATGTGAGAGTGTTCTGGAACCGGCCTTCATCCCGTGAGGCCAGCAGACACTTGACCAAGCAGTCGTGGCAAAAAGTGTGCCCACAGCTCAACATCCGGCGTGACACTTTTGGAGACTGAAATGACTCATAACATACAGGGCACTCCGAGGAGACGGCAGGAGGGAGTTGCTTGCTTAATTTGCTTTGAGACATCCCTTCCTTTTTGATCACACCTGTGATGGCACActgggaaaggaaaggcaggaCATAAGCATTCACAGCAAGCCTATAGCAAcaaagcaaagaagagaaagtaGATGTCTTGGCAAGGACAGCTGGGATCTCAGCCTCCAGGGAGAGGCTCCTGCCACCCTGCCCATGTATTACTTACAGTGTTGTTGTAACAACATGgggattgtttttccccccattcctcTGTGGACAGACAGGTTGGGCCATTTAGATGAGACTGGTGGTGGCTGAACTAAAAGCCTCCATGTTAAAACACCAAGGATATTGAGAACAACTAAAAGGAAGGACATAAAAGAGAgccctgttttcttcttcagaagAGCAATGGATCATCTAGCCTAGCATTTTACTCCAGTGCTGGCCAACCAAATGTCCACGTACATTACACACCAAGGTGCCTGCCTGTTTTGTGAAGTCCACAAGCAGGACGCAAGGGCAAGAGCACCTTCACATCAATGTTTGTCAGCGTTTGAACTGGCATTCAAAAGGGCAAACTGTATGGCTCCTGATATGTACTAGAGGTAGTCTATGGCCGTGCTGATCTGTTACCATTGGCCGTTCTGTTCCTCATTAATTTGTCTAACCTCCTTTGAAATCCATCCAGGCTGATAGACATCACTGCGTCAATTTTGCACTTTATGTATTTTGTATAATCATTGATTATGGTCCCTTCCAAATTACAGACTCTGACCCATCCAGACTTTGATCCCTTTCAGATTAGAATGGCCTCTGAATTTCAGGTTTTTTGAACAGTTACGTTTTACCACAAGTAAAAATAGATTGTTGCAATATGGGATGCACCTCCCCTTCAGTACATAAAATCCTCTTTTCAGAGGTACAGCTTATCACTTCGCAGCTGATGATTTCTACATTTAGACACAAATATCTAGCTGTAATCTACCACAAAGTGACAGGACATATCTCTAAAACAGATACATCTATATCTAGATTTCTATCTCGCTCTAGATACAAAGACACATACATGCCCTTCTGGATAGAAATACTGTATGCAGGTATTCAGCTACTGGAGTGATATAACTTGTCTCAACCTGCATTCAGGGCAACTAACAATTCAAGTACACAGCAATATCAGtgcttgagaaaaaaaatctctttgggACTACTACTGTGCAGGCTGAAGAGTTATAGGCATTGTCCAACAAAAGCTCTTAAACTTACTATTTTCCCAAATTCTGAAAAAGGCAACACTTCTGAAACCAAAAGGAAAGTCATTTACAGTATAAAACCCAAacgttccaccaccaccaccacccctaatAGTATCACTGGCTTCTCAAGACACCAAGTATTATGCAGTGAAACATA is a window encoding:
- the RNF222 gene encoding RING finger protein 222 encodes the protein MSQSKLSKQLPPAVSSECPVCYESFQSPKVSRRMLSCGHTFCHDCLVKCLLASRDEGRFQNTLTCPVCRFVTFLCRKRACWLSKPALHPPSRELPLSPSSLPCGVLLGPSNTLVMPSRFLTPFCSYDNQQSVRGCPGIGQPGGLEQEPHIFIITQCGMPLIEENFSVVTQNNDVEAPGSVASSSSLGIKSCFHSPIMLAIFLISAVALLGAVLPWLLLVRDNK